The following are encoded in a window of Chiloscyllium plagiosum isolate BGI_BamShark_2017 chromosome 11, ASM401019v2, whole genome shotgun sequence genomic DNA:
- the toe1 gene encoding target of EGR1 protein 1 isoform X1, producing MEVFSFCNLMKMAFTKVPVVDVHIDNFKEVWPSMLLAVRTASFIALDTELSGLGTRKALLAQSIEDRYKAICNAARTRSVLSLGIASFKELSHKPGSTYLSQVYNLTLLCMDEYIIEPQSVQFLVQHGFDFNKQYSKGIPYHKGNDKPNECRGQNMRGLFLEIIQSKKPLILHNGLIDLTFLYQCFYANLPDQLMTFTADVSEMFPAGVYDTKYTSEVETRFVSSYLEYAYKKCRRENNRLIDASNSHLSIEFCNYQQAFTDYIDYRCCNLPEADKKVTEEGICERFSAYGWCPNGMKCSLSHNTDLIIEEDERNNDKKKKKVRRKRKQNTAELTDNPTNCMFADNVTPTDIPPSKLLCDNASMEQKREIIGELMQEKSASDTQLPKTTFEEESKDNPCGVMDTEEKILSNNKKENHPEGQECTGTKLVEKSKIEKCEGGTHRAGFDAFMTGFIMAYILMWKNGESSSTKMDPWLPDCHNKLYLSGKTLPLQICKSSFSKSSKVHQAKIELLWGKQ from the exons ATGGAAGTGTTTTCTTTTTGT AATCTGATGAAGATGGCCTTTACAAAAGTGCCTGTTGTTGATGTCCACATTGACAATTTTAAGGAGGTGTGGCCTTCTATGCTACTTGCAGTAAGGACAGCAAGTTTCATCGCCCTTGATACT GAACTGAGTGGACTTGGCACACGAAAAGCTTTGCTGGCACA GTCAATTGAAGACCGATACAAAGCAATATGCAACGCTGCCAGAACTCGTTCAGTTCTATCTCTCGGGATAGCAAGTTTCAAAGAGCTATCACACAAA CCAGGTAGTACCTACTTGAGTCAAGTGTACAACCTTACCCTCCTCTGCATGGATGAATATATAATTGAACCACAGTCTGTTCAGTTCTTGGTCCAGCATGGCTTTGACTTCAATAAACAGTACTCTAAAGGGATTCCATACCACAAAGGAAATGACAAG CCTAACGAATGTCGTGGTCAGAATATGAGGGGTCTGTTCCTAGAAATCATCCAGTCAAAAAAGCCTTTAATTCTTCACAATGGGCTGATTGACCTGACATTCCTGTACCAGTGTTTTTATGCCAACTTGCCAGACCAACTCATGACCTTCACAGCTGATGTATCGGAGATGTTTCCAGCTGGGGTTTATGATACCAAATATACTTCGGAAGTTGAGACTCGCTTTGTATCATCATACTTGGAATATGCCTACAAAAAATG CAGAAGGGAAAACAACAGATTAATTGATGCTAGCAACAGTCATCTTTCCATTGAGTTCTGTAACTATCAACAGGCATTCACAGATTATATTGACTACCGGTGCTGCAACCTTCCAGAGGCTGACAAAAAGGTTACAGAAGAGGGAATATGTGAACGATTTTCC GCTTATGGCTGGTGtccaaatggaatgaaatgctcCCTGTCACATAATACTGACCTCATTATTGAAGAAGATGAACGCAACaatgacaaaaagaagaaaaaggtcAGGAGAAAACGGAAACAGAATACAGCGGAATTGACTGACAACCCTACTAACTGCATGTTTGCAGATAACGTGACTCCTACCGACATACCACCATCTAAGTTATTGTGTGATAACGCAAGTATGGAACAAAAGAGAGAGATCATTGGAGAATTAATGCAGGAAAAGTCTGCAAGTGATACACAACTCCCAAAAACCACCTTTGAGGAGGAAAGTAAAGATAATCCCTGTGGTGTAATGGACacagaggagaaaattttaagcAACAATAAAAAGGAAAACCACCCAGAAGGTCAAGAGTGTACAGGAACCAAATTAGTGGAGAAAAGCaaaattgaaaaatgtgaagGGGGCACCCACCGTGCAGGATTTGATGCTTTCATGACTGGATTCATAATGGCTTACATTTTGATGTGGAAGAATGGTGAAAGTAGTAGCACAAAGATGGACCCATGGCTCCCTGACTGTCACAATAAACTTTACCTGAGTGGGAAGACCCTTCCCTTACAGATTTGTAAAAGTTCATTCTCAAAATCTTCAAAAGTTCACCAGGCTAAGATTGAATTGCTTTGGGGAAAACAGTGA
- the toe1 gene encoding target of EGR1 protein 1 isoform X3, which translates to MEVFSFCNLMKMAFTKVPVVDVHIDNFKEVWPSMLLAVRTASFIALDTELSGLGTRKALLAQSIEDRYKAICNAARTRSVLSLGIASFKELSHKPNECRGQNMRGLFLEIIQSKKPLILHNGLIDLTFLYQCFYANLPDQLMTFTADVSEMFPAGVYDTKYTSEVETRFVSSYLEYAYKKCRRENNRLIDASNSHLSIEFCNYQQAFTDYIDYRCCNLPEADKKVTEEGICERFSAYGWCPNGMKCSLSHNTDLIIEEDERNNDKKKKKVRRKRKQNTAELTDNPTNCMFADNVTPTDIPPSKLLCDNASMEQKREIIGELMQEKSASDTQLPKTTFEEESKDNPCGVMDTEEKILSNNKKENHPEGQECTGTKLVEKSKIEKCEGGTHRAGFDAFMTGFIMAYILMWKNGESSSTKMDPWLPDCHNKLYLSGKTLPLQICKSSFSKSSKVHQAKIELLWGKQ; encoded by the exons ATGGAAGTGTTTTCTTTTTGT AATCTGATGAAGATGGCCTTTACAAAAGTGCCTGTTGTTGATGTCCACATTGACAATTTTAAGGAGGTGTGGCCTTCTATGCTACTTGCAGTAAGGACAGCAAGTTTCATCGCCCTTGATACT GAACTGAGTGGACTTGGCACACGAAAAGCTTTGCTGGCACA GTCAATTGAAGACCGATACAAAGCAATATGCAACGCTGCCAGAACTCGTTCAGTTCTATCTCTCGGGATAGCAAGTTTCAAAGAGCTATCACACAAA CCTAACGAATGTCGTGGTCAGAATATGAGGGGTCTGTTCCTAGAAATCATCCAGTCAAAAAAGCCTTTAATTCTTCACAATGGGCTGATTGACCTGACATTCCTGTACCAGTGTTTTTATGCCAACTTGCCAGACCAACTCATGACCTTCACAGCTGATGTATCGGAGATGTTTCCAGCTGGGGTTTATGATACCAAATATACTTCGGAAGTTGAGACTCGCTTTGTATCATCATACTTGGAATATGCCTACAAAAAATG CAGAAGGGAAAACAACAGATTAATTGATGCTAGCAACAGTCATCTTTCCATTGAGTTCTGTAACTATCAACAGGCATTCACAGATTATATTGACTACCGGTGCTGCAACCTTCCAGAGGCTGACAAAAAGGTTACAGAAGAGGGAATATGTGAACGATTTTCC GCTTATGGCTGGTGtccaaatggaatgaaatgctcCCTGTCACATAATACTGACCTCATTATTGAAGAAGATGAACGCAACaatgacaaaaagaagaaaaaggtcAGGAGAAAACGGAAACAGAATACAGCGGAATTGACTGACAACCCTACTAACTGCATGTTTGCAGATAACGTGACTCCTACCGACATACCACCATCTAAGTTATTGTGTGATAACGCAAGTATGGAACAAAAGAGAGAGATCATTGGAGAATTAATGCAGGAAAAGTCTGCAAGTGATACACAACTCCCAAAAACCACCTTTGAGGAGGAAAGTAAAGATAATCCCTGTGGTGTAATGGACacagaggagaaaattttaagcAACAATAAAAAGGAAAACCACCCAGAAGGTCAAGAGTGTACAGGAACCAAATTAGTGGAGAAAAGCaaaattgaaaaatgtgaagGGGGCACCCACCGTGCAGGATTTGATGCTTTCATGACTGGATTCATAATGGCTTACATTTTGATGTGGAAGAATGGTGAAAGTAGTAGCACAAAGATGGACCCATGGCTCCCTGACTGTCACAATAAACTTTACCTGAGTGGGAAGACCCTTCCCTTACAGATTTGTAAAAGTTCATTCTCAAAATCTTCAAAAGTTCACCAGGCTAAGATTGAATTGCTTTGGGGAAAACAGTGA
- the toe1 gene encoding target of EGR1 protein 1 isoform X2, which produces MKMAFTKVPVVDVHIDNFKEVWPSMLLAVRTASFIALDTELSGLGTRKALLAQSIEDRYKAICNAARTRSVLSLGIASFKELSHKPGSTYLSQVYNLTLLCMDEYIIEPQSVQFLVQHGFDFNKQYSKGIPYHKGNDKPNECRGQNMRGLFLEIIQSKKPLILHNGLIDLTFLYQCFYANLPDQLMTFTADVSEMFPAGVYDTKYTSEVETRFVSSYLEYAYKKCRRENNRLIDASNSHLSIEFCNYQQAFTDYIDYRCCNLPEADKKVTEEGICERFSAYGWCPNGMKCSLSHNTDLIIEEDERNNDKKKKKVRRKRKQNTAELTDNPTNCMFADNVTPTDIPPSKLLCDNASMEQKREIIGELMQEKSASDTQLPKTTFEEESKDNPCGVMDTEEKILSNNKKENHPEGQECTGTKLVEKSKIEKCEGGTHRAGFDAFMTGFIMAYILMWKNGESSSTKMDPWLPDCHNKLYLSGKTLPLQICKSSFSKSSKVHQAKIELLWGKQ; this is translated from the exons ATGAAGATGGCCTTTACAAAAGTGCCTGTTGTTGATGTCCACATTGACAATTTTAAGGAGGTGTGGCCTTCTATGCTACTTGCAGTAAGGACAGCAAGTTTCATCGCCCTTGATACT GAACTGAGTGGACTTGGCACACGAAAAGCTTTGCTGGCACA GTCAATTGAAGACCGATACAAAGCAATATGCAACGCTGCCAGAACTCGTTCAGTTCTATCTCTCGGGATAGCAAGTTTCAAAGAGCTATCACACAAA CCAGGTAGTACCTACTTGAGTCAAGTGTACAACCTTACCCTCCTCTGCATGGATGAATATATAATTGAACCACAGTCTGTTCAGTTCTTGGTCCAGCATGGCTTTGACTTCAATAAACAGTACTCTAAAGGGATTCCATACCACAAAGGAAATGACAAG CCTAACGAATGTCGTGGTCAGAATATGAGGGGTCTGTTCCTAGAAATCATCCAGTCAAAAAAGCCTTTAATTCTTCACAATGGGCTGATTGACCTGACATTCCTGTACCAGTGTTTTTATGCCAACTTGCCAGACCAACTCATGACCTTCACAGCTGATGTATCGGAGATGTTTCCAGCTGGGGTTTATGATACCAAATATACTTCGGAAGTTGAGACTCGCTTTGTATCATCATACTTGGAATATGCCTACAAAAAATG CAGAAGGGAAAACAACAGATTAATTGATGCTAGCAACAGTCATCTTTCCATTGAGTTCTGTAACTATCAACAGGCATTCACAGATTATATTGACTACCGGTGCTGCAACCTTCCAGAGGCTGACAAAAAGGTTACAGAAGAGGGAATATGTGAACGATTTTCC GCTTATGGCTGGTGtccaaatggaatgaaatgctcCCTGTCACATAATACTGACCTCATTATTGAAGAAGATGAACGCAACaatgacaaaaagaagaaaaaggtcAGGAGAAAACGGAAACAGAATACAGCGGAATTGACTGACAACCCTACTAACTGCATGTTTGCAGATAACGTGACTCCTACCGACATACCACCATCTAAGTTATTGTGTGATAACGCAAGTATGGAACAAAAGAGAGAGATCATTGGAGAATTAATGCAGGAAAAGTCTGCAAGTGATACACAACTCCCAAAAACCACCTTTGAGGAGGAAAGTAAAGATAATCCCTGTGGTGTAATGGACacagaggagaaaattttaagcAACAATAAAAAGGAAAACCACCCAGAAGGTCAAGAGTGTACAGGAACCAAATTAGTGGAGAAAAGCaaaattgaaaaatgtgaagGGGGCACCCACCGTGCAGGATTTGATGCTTTCATGACTGGATTCATAATGGCTTACATTTTGATGTGGAAGAATGGTGAAAGTAGTAGCACAAAGATGGACCCATGGCTCCCTGACTGTCACAATAAACTTTACCTGAGTGGGAAGACCCTTCCCTTACAGATTTGTAAAAGTTCATTCTCAAAATCTTCAAAAGTTCACCAGGCTAAGATTGAATTGCTTTGGGGAAAACAGTGA